The following proteins come from a genomic window of Deltaproteobacteria bacterium:
- a CDS encoding sigma-54 dependent transcriptional regulator: protein MFPTPAAAPPRALAAPPSDPLAALVGSSAPLVALRRALRRIAASDAGVLLTGETGTGKGLVARVLHAASPRAAGPFVHVDCGALAASVIESELFGHERGAFTGAVAARAGRLEAAAGGTLFLDEVAELDLRQQVKLLRVLQDRAFERVGGGRTLALAARVVAATNRDLRRAVGEGGFRADLYYRLQVVELELPPLRARPDDLPALVEHLSGEAACRAGCAAPRATPAFLAALAAHDWPGNVRELANLVERLLALGAGPVLDAADLDGALAARRGGSWDRVAETHDQVPAPLAGPDATRIAAALRATGGNVARAARRLGLPRGTLRHRIAKHGLGHLIPRD, encoded by the coding sequence ATGTTCCCGACCCCGGCGGCCGCGCCGCCGCGCGCCCTCGCAGCACCGCCCTCCGACCCGCTCGCGGCGCTGGTCGGCTCGTCGGCCCCGCTCGTGGCGCTGCGCCGCGCGCTGCGCCGGATCGCAGCCAGCGACGCGGGTGTCCTCCTCACCGGCGAGACCGGCACCGGCAAGGGGCTCGTCGCGCGGGTGCTGCACGCGGCGTCGCCGCGCGCCGCCGGGCCCTTCGTGCACGTCGACTGCGGGGCGCTCGCCGCGAGCGTGATCGAGAGCGAGCTCTTCGGACACGAGCGCGGCGCCTTCACGGGCGCGGTGGCCGCGCGCGCGGGACGCCTCGAGGCCGCTGCCGGCGGAACGCTCTTCCTCGACGAGGTGGCCGAGCTCGACCTGCGCCAGCAGGTCAAGCTGCTGCGCGTCCTCCAGGACCGCGCCTTCGAGCGCGTCGGCGGCGGGCGCACGCTCGCGCTCGCGGCGCGCGTCGTCGCCGCCACCAACCGGGACCTCCGGCGCGCGGTCGGCGAGGGCGGCTTCCGCGCCGATCTCTACTACCGGCTCCAGGTCGTCGAGCTCGAGCTGCCGCCCCTGCGCGCGCGGCCGGACGACCTTCCGGCGCTCGTCGAGCATCTTTCGGGCGAGGCCGCGTGCCGCGCCGGCTGCGCGGCGCCGCGTGCCACGCCCGCCTTCCTGGCGGCGCTCGCGGCCCACGACTGGCCCGGCAACGTGCGCGAGCTCGCGAACCTGGTCGAACGCCTGCTCGCGCTCGGCGCCGGCCCGGTCCTCGACGCCGCGGATCTCGACGGTGCTCTCGCGGCGCGCCGCGGCGGATCGTGGGACCGCGTCGCCGAGACCCACGACCAGGTCCCGGCGCCGCTCGCCGGCCCCGACGCCACCCGCATCGCGGCCGCGCTCCGCGCGACCGGCGGCAACGTCGCTCGCGCCGCCCGCCGTCTCGGCCTCCCACGCGGCACCCTGCGCCACCGGATCGCGAAGCACGGGCTCGGGCACCTGATTCCGAGGGATTGA
- a CDS encoding ArsA family ATPase, which produces MPSSRSTTRVVFFTGKGGVGKTTTAAATAALAARRGKRTLVLSADPAHSLGDVLGVRLGAEPRTAGARGAAPLEAVEVDPRAEMERHWGSIRDYLTALFRHQGIEAVVADELALLPGAEEMAALLAVEQHAGSGAYDLIVVDCAPTGATLRLVTLPEVATRGLRVVLRLQRAFAASITPLARAVLPVPLPDAGVFRELEALLYERLATIRARLLDPLTTIRLVATPERMVIDEAVRAHTDLCLFELGCDALVMNRLLPPEAAAEPGFADWARVHAERLAEVEELFPGLPVLRAPLAPDEVVGVDALAAHGAALYGAPAAPGGTPGAREGSCGGDPAARLADPPRLRFARRADAQGAFAVELPLPNARREELDVAKLDDALLVRAGALRRAIPLPRRLARLSLASARLDAGRLVVRLAPAAEGA; this is translated from the coding sequence GTGCCGTCCTCGCGAAGCACGACGCGGGTGGTGTTCTTCACCGGCAAGGGGGGCGTCGGCAAGACCACGACGGCGGCCGCCACCGCGGCGCTCGCCGCGCGCCGGGGCAAGCGGACGCTGGTCCTCTCCGCCGACCCTGCGCACAGCCTGGGCGACGTGCTCGGGGTGCGGCTCGGTGCGGAGCCGCGCACGGCCGGTGCGCGCGGGGCCGCCCCGCTCGAGGCCGTCGAGGTCGACCCGCGTGCCGAGATGGAGCGCCACTGGGGTTCGATCCGCGACTACCTGACCGCCCTCTTCCGCCACCAGGGCATCGAGGCCGTGGTCGCCGACGAGCTGGCGCTCCTGCCGGGCGCCGAGGAGATGGCGGCGCTGCTCGCCGTCGAGCAGCACGCGGGCTCGGGCGCCTACGACCTGATCGTCGTCGACTGCGCGCCGACCGGTGCGACGCTGCGCCTCGTGACGCTGCCCGAGGTCGCCACCCGCGGGCTGCGCGTCGTGCTCCGGCTCCAGCGCGCCTTCGCGGCCAGCATCACGCCGCTGGCGCGTGCCGTGCTGCCGGTGCCGCTCCCCGATGCCGGCGTCTTCCGCGAGCTCGAGGCGCTCCTCTACGAGCGCCTCGCCACGATCCGTGCCCGCCTCCTCGATCCGCTGACGACGATCCGGCTCGTCGCCACGCCCGAGCGCATGGTGATCGACGAGGCGGTTCGCGCCCACACGGATCTCTGTCTCTTCGAGCTCGGCTGCGATGCGCTGGTCATGAACCGCCTGCTGCCGCCCGAGGCCGCGGCCGAGCCCGGCTTCGCCGACTGGGCGCGCGTCCACGCCGAGCGGCTCGCCGAGGTGGAGGAGCTCTTCCCGGGCCTCCCGGTCCTGCGCGCGCCCCTCGCGCCCGACGAGGTCGTGGGGGTGGACGCGCTCGCGGCCCACGGCGCCGCGCTCTACGGCGCGCCCGCTGCTCCGGGGGGGACGCCGGGGGCCCGCGAGGGCTCGTGCGGCGGCGACCCCGCGGCCCGCCTCGCCGACCCTCCGCGCCTGCGCTTCGCGCGCCGCGCCGACGCCCAGGGCGCCTTCGCCGTGGAGCTGCCCCTGCCCAACGCACGGCGCGAGGAGCTCGACGTGGCGAAGCTCGACGACGCGCTCCTCGTGCGCGCCGGGGCGTTGCGCCGGGCGATCCCGCTTCCCCGCCGGCTCGCGCGGCTCTCGCTCGCCAGCGCGCGGCTCGACGCCGGGCGCCTGGTGGTGCGGCTCGCGCCGGCGGCCGAGGGCGCGTAG